AAAGGTGCGCTTCTGCACGATTTCTTCCTCTATGACTGGCACAAGGGTGCATTCACAAGGGACGGTCTGCACGGATTTTCACATCCCGTGACCGCCGAGCGCAATGCAAGAAATACATTCCCTCTGACGCTAAAAGAGCGAGGAATAATAATTAATCATATGTGGCCGCTGACACTTACAAGACTTCCGAGAAGTAAGGAAGCGTGGCTGGTATGCTGGGCGGATAAGTATTGCTCGCTTAAAGAAACATTGCTTAAAAAGCCGTATTGAAATGAATGTTAAAGCCTGCACGAACAAAAATCGTTCCGTGCA
This window of the [Eubacterium] siraeum genome carries:
- a CDS encoding HD domain-containing protein — encoded protein: MMTDKNTFVLTDDDRRFIKTARKILANEKVQQMKQYVQHGDVSTYEHCLMVCLYAYMYAKRLKLKINIEALVKGALLHDFFLYDWHKGAFTRDGLHGFSHPVTAERNARNTFPLTLKERGIIINHMWPLTLTRLPRSKEAWLVCWADKYCSLKETLLKKPY